The following proteins come from a genomic window of Triticum aestivum cultivar Chinese Spring chromosome 6A, IWGSC CS RefSeq v2.1, whole genome shotgun sequence:
- the LOC123127589 gene encoding uncharacterized protein isoform X3, producing the protein MPPPLDGRRRRITVPSLAASCRPNQHSSIPSTPAGRDGQVAGNPHPDPQVAGCPKPDLQLAGCPKPDLQLGGCPKPDPQLGGCREMLQLYHHPDLCPLTRIGSHHLDLCLLTRISSLHLDLCPLTIISSHHLDLCPLTRISIHHYPKK; encoded by the exons ATGCCGCCGCCGCttgatggccgacgccgccgcatcACCGTCCCCTCCCTTGCAGCTTCTTGCCGTCCCAATCAACACTCGTCGATCCCCTCGACCCCGGCCGGACGGGATGGTCAGGTCGCCGGCAACCCCCACCCCGACCCCCAGGTCGCCGGCTGCCCCAAACCCGACCTCCAGCTCGCCGGCTGCCCCAAACCCGATCTCCAGCTCGGCGGCTGCCCCAAACCAGACCCCCAGCTCGGCGGCTGCAG AGAGATGCTGCAACTATACCATCATCCGGATCTTTGCCCATTGACAAGGATAGGCAGCCATCACCTCGATCTTTGCCTGTTGACAAGGATAAGCAGCCTTCACCTGGATCTTTGCCCCTTGACAATAATAAGCAGCCATCATCTGGATCTTTGCCCGTTGACAAGAATAAGCATCCATCACTATCCAAAAAAGTG
- the LOC123127589 gene encoding zinc finger BED domain-containing protein RICESLEEPER 2 isoform X1 produces the protein MKPSTSKKKRKASEGMCTNPPAPLLGPLAVDMDKQAPPLKKKRLNKRDAATIPSSGSLPIDKDRQPSPRSLPVDKDKQPSPGSLPLDNNKQPSSGSLPVDKNKHPSLSKKVVRSPVLNNVVVSFLARREKKAKSLESSPTSQPSLLALSPKVANLGSRRPRKLKSKIWNEAEPIYVDGMLAHGRCIYCNKLFSASKKSGTSHIGKHLVICEEKAKMDGMVAKIRTDSAIDPEWKFDQGRARRALTKLIVQHELPFTFVEYPGFRSFVKTLNPWLNVVCRETIKHDCIDAYDRHKKEIQALFSNLSSRVSLMGDMWTSNQKLGYLCIIAHFIDGSWTLQNRIITFCLLETPHNAHNMFDMVQKSLRDWNIEDKIFSFTLDNAPVNTSMVGHLRKKLADRYLVHHSGKLLHVRCAAHVLNLVVQDGLDAMASVVDRIRESVQYVKSSQGRMEKFNAMIARVGLACKNHPSLDVPTRWNSTYLMLESSLPFREAFEALKETDKDYKSDPSASEWEMAEAICHLLGAFYTATKKISGRTYPTSHLYFYEVWNVKQIMEKEVVSENPTIVAMVKEMEEKWMKYFEESFLTSCLPVIFDPRYKYEYVHFRLTATFGGGAEKYLTKVNSAMKILFAEYASEYENTSDEGDEVAEEDGEGTLDDWDKHLRLKRSHNSNELQRYLEEDLFPRRQKLDILKWWEIHSPKYPVLVAIARDILAVSASTMPAEAAFSNAGRIITAQRSSLTPSTVETLMCLEDWFRAADRQKAEPTVGDRVDDQDDAGTT, from the exons ATGAAGCCGTCGACGTCCAAGAAAAAGAGGAAG GCAAGTGAAGGAATGTGCACTAATCCACCGGCACCGTTGCTTGGACCTTTGGCCGTTGACATGGATAAGCAGGCACCACCATTAAAGAAGAAAAGGCTTAATAAG AGAGATGCTGCAACTATACCATCATCCGGATCTTTGCCCATTGACAAGGATAGGCAGCCATCACCTCGATCTTTGCCTGTTGACAAGGATAAGCAGCCTTCACCTGGATCTTTGCCCCTTGACAATAATAAGCAGCCATCATCTGGATCTTTGCCCGTTGACAAGAATAAGCATCCATCACTATCCAAAAAAGTGGTAAGGTCTCCAGTCCTTAACAATGTCGTAGTTTCATTCTTAGCAAGAAGAGAAAAAAAGGCTAAGTCACTAGAGAGCTCTCCAACGTCACAGCCTTCACTGCTAGCTCTGTCACCCAAAGTAGCAAACCTTGGTTCACGCAGACCACGAAAATTAAAATCAAAAATTTGGAATGAGGCAGAGCCAATCTATGTTGATGGAATGCTTGCACATGGTCGTTGCATTTATTGCAACAAACTCTTTTCTGCCTCAAAAAAGTCAGGTACAAGTCACATCGGTAAACATTTGGTGATATGTGAAGAAAAAGCTAAAATGGATGGTATGGTTGCCAAGATACGAACTGATAGTGCAATTGAtccagagtggaagtttgaccaAGGGCGTGCACGTAGAGCACTGACAAAGTTGATTGTGCAACATGAATTACCTTTCACTTTTGTTGAATATCCTGGCTTTAGATCCTTTGTTAAGACGTTGAATCCATGGTTGAACGTGGTATGCAGAGAAACAATTAAACATGATTGCATTGATGCATATGATAGACACAAAAAAGAAATTCAAGCACTTTTTAGCAATCTAAGTTCTCGAGTATCATTAATGGGTGACATGTGGACGTCCAATCAGAAGCTGGGTTATTTATGCATAATTGCCCACTTTATTGATGGCTCATGGACTCTACAAAACAGAATAATCACATTTTGCCTCTTGGAAACTCCACACAACGCTCATAACATGTTTGACATGGTGCAAAAGAGCTTGAGAGATTGGAATATTGAAGACAAAATCTTTAGCTTTACCCTGGACAATGCACCAGTTAATACCTCGATGGTTGGCCACTTGAGAAAAAAATTGGCAGATAGGTATCTTGTGCATCATAGTGGAAAATTATTGCATGTTAGATGTGCTGCACATGTACTGAATCTAGTGGTGCAAGATGGGCTTGACGCAATGGCGTCAGTTGTCGATAGAATCAGAGAATCAGTGCAGTATGTCAAGAGTTCGCAAGGCAGAATGGAGAAATTCAATGCGATGATCGCGCGGGTGGGACTTGCTTGTAAAAACCATCCTTCCCTAGACGTGCCTACCCGATGGAATTCAACGTACCTAATGCTTGAATCATCATTGCCGTTCAGAGAAGCGTTCGAAGCCTTGAAAGAAACTGACAAAGATTATAAATCTGATCCTTCAGCTAGTGAATGGGAGATGGCCGAAGCTATTTGCCATCTTTTGGGCGCCTTTTACACAGCCACAAAGAAAATCTCGGGTAGGACGTATCCCACCTCTCACCTGTACTTCTATGAGGTCTGGAATGTGAAGCAGATAATGGAGAAAGAAGTTGTAAGTGAAAATCCTACCATTGTTGCCATGGTGAAAGAGATGGAGGAGAAATGGATGAAATATTTTGAGGAGTCGTTCTTAACAAGTTGTCTGCCGGTGATATTTGATCCGAGGTACAAATATGAATATGTTCACTTCCGATTGACcgcaacttttggtggtggcgctGAGAAATATCTTACCAAGGTGAATAGTGCGATGAAGATCCTATTTGCTGAATATGCATCTGAATATGAAAACACTTCTGATGAAGGTGATGAGGTTGCAGAGGAGGATGGTGAGGGCACTCTTGATGACTGGGATAAGCATTTGAGATTGAAAAGATCCCACAACTCAAATGAGCTACAACGATATCTTGAAGAAGACCTGTTTCCTCGCCGACAGAAATTGGATATCTTAAAGTGGTGGGAGATTCACTCCCCAAAGTATCCAGTGCTTGTGGCTATAGCACGGGACATATTGGCAGTGTCTGCGTCTACAATGCCTGCAGAGGCTGCATTCAGCAATGCTGGAAGGATCATCACTGCTCAAAGAAGTAGTTTGACCCCTAGTACTGTTGAGACGCTGATGTGCCTCGAGGATTGGTTTCGAGCAGCTG
- the LOC123127589 gene encoding zinc finger BED domain-containing protein RICESLEEPER 2 isoform X2 has product MLAHGRCIYCNKLFSASKKSGTSHIGKHLVICEEKAKMDGMVAKIRTDSAIDPEWKFDQGRARRALTKLIVQHELPFTFVEYPGFRSFVKTLNPWLNVVCRETIKHDCIDAYDRHKKEIQALFSNLSSRVSLMGDMWTSNQKLGYLCIIAHFIDGSWTLQNRIITFCLLETPHNAHNMFDMVQKSLRDWNIEDKIFSFTLDNAPVNTSMVGHLRKKLADRYLVHHSGKLLHVRCAAHVLNLVVQDGLDAMASVVDRIRESVQYVKSSQGRMEKFNAMIARVGLACKNHPSLDVPTRWNSTYLMLESSLPFREAFEALKETDKDYKSDPSASEWEMAEAICHLLGAFYTATKKISGRTYPTSHLYFYEVWNVKQIMEKEVVSENPTIVAMVKEMEEKWMKYFEESFLTSCLPVIFDPRYKYEYVHFRLTATFGGGAEKYLTKVNSAMKILFAEYASEYENTSDEGDEVAEEDGEGTLDDWDKHLRLKRSHNSNELQRYLEEDLFPRRQKLDILKWWEIHSPKYPVLVAIARDILAVSASTMPAEAAFSNAGRIITAQRSSLTPSTVETLMCLEDWFRAADRQKAEPTVGDRVDDQDDAGTT; this is encoded by the coding sequence ATGCTTGCACATGGTCGTTGCATTTATTGCAACAAACTCTTTTCTGCCTCAAAAAAGTCAGGTACAAGTCACATCGGTAAACATTTGGTGATATGTGAAGAAAAAGCTAAAATGGATGGTATGGTTGCCAAGATACGAACTGATAGTGCAATTGAtccagagtggaagtttgaccaAGGGCGTGCACGTAGAGCACTGACAAAGTTGATTGTGCAACATGAATTACCTTTCACTTTTGTTGAATATCCTGGCTTTAGATCCTTTGTTAAGACGTTGAATCCATGGTTGAACGTGGTATGCAGAGAAACAATTAAACATGATTGCATTGATGCATATGATAGACACAAAAAAGAAATTCAAGCACTTTTTAGCAATCTAAGTTCTCGAGTATCATTAATGGGTGACATGTGGACGTCCAATCAGAAGCTGGGTTATTTATGCATAATTGCCCACTTTATTGATGGCTCATGGACTCTACAAAACAGAATAATCACATTTTGCCTCTTGGAAACTCCACACAACGCTCATAACATGTTTGACATGGTGCAAAAGAGCTTGAGAGATTGGAATATTGAAGACAAAATCTTTAGCTTTACCCTGGACAATGCACCAGTTAATACCTCGATGGTTGGCCACTTGAGAAAAAAATTGGCAGATAGGTATCTTGTGCATCATAGTGGAAAATTATTGCATGTTAGATGTGCTGCACATGTACTGAATCTAGTGGTGCAAGATGGGCTTGACGCAATGGCGTCAGTTGTCGATAGAATCAGAGAATCAGTGCAGTATGTCAAGAGTTCGCAAGGCAGAATGGAGAAATTCAATGCGATGATCGCGCGGGTGGGACTTGCTTGTAAAAACCATCCTTCCCTAGACGTGCCTACCCGATGGAATTCAACGTACCTAATGCTTGAATCATCATTGCCGTTCAGAGAAGCGTTCGAAGCCTTGAAAGAAACTGACAAAGATTATAAATCTGATCCTTCAGCTAGTGAATGGGAGATGGCCGAAGCTATTTGCCATCTTTTGGGCGCCTTTTACACAGCCACAAAGAAAATCTCGGGTAGGACGTATCCCACCTCTCACCTGTACTTCTATGAGGTCTGGAATGTGAAGCAGATAATGGAGAAAGAAGTTGTAAGTGAAAATCCTACCATTGTTGCCATGGTGAAAGAGATGGAGGAGAAATGGATGAAATATTTTGAGGAGTCGTTCTTAACAAGTTGTCTGCCGGTGATATTTGATCCGAGGTACAAATATGAATATGTTCACTTCCGATTGACcgcaacttttggtggtggcgctGAGAAATATCTTACCAAGGTGAATAGTGCGATGAAGATCCTATTTGCTGAATATGCATCTGAATATGAAAACACTTCTGATGAAGGTGATGAGGTTGCAGAGGAGGATGGTGAGGGCACTCTTGATGACTGGGATAAGCATTTGAGATTGAAAAGATCCCACAACTCAAATGAGCTACAACGATATCTTGAAGAAGACCTGTTTCCTCGCCGACAGAAATTGGATATCTTAAAGTGGTGGGAGATTCACTCCCCAAAGTATCCAGTGCTTGTGGCTATAGCACGGGACATATTGGCAGTGTCTGCGTCTACAATGCCTGCAGAGGCTGCATTCAGCAATGCTGGAAGGATCATCACTGCTCAAAGAAGTAGTTTGACCCCTAGTACTGTTGAGACGCTGATGTGCCTCGAGGATTGGTTTCGAGCAGCTG